From a single Serratia surfactantfaciens genomic region:
- a CDS encoding alpha/beta hydrolase, whose translation MRQLAGSYDNGATVDDEAAILASFQTRSAAVYNQTRHEKNIAYGESERETLDWFYSAKQHQGTLIFIHGGYWQFCDKADFAFIAAGPLALGFDVVLVEYTLAPAVNLDAICRQIGAALDAIQRRLPPHDAHPVHLCGHSAGGHLAAFWQQHAMVDAVFPISGLFELAPLRESYVNRALQLTARQIETLSPARHLPARIKPLTLYYGAAELPELIGQSRHYHAALHQHGLPAELVAVPGANHFTILDALFAADGALLRQLDHHGKH comes from the coding sequence ATGAGACAACTTGCGGGGAGCTATGATAACGGCGCTACGGTGGATGATGAAGCGGCTATTTTGGCTTCGTTTCAAACCCGCAGCGCGGCCGTTTATAATCAGACGCGGCATGAAAAGAATATTGCTTACGGTGAAAGCGAACGCGAAACATTGGATTGGTTCTATTCTGCAAAGCAACATCAGGGGACGTTAATTTTTATTCACGGCGGCTATTGGCAATTTTGCGATAAGGCGGATTTCGCCTTTATCGCCGCCGGGCCGTTGGCGTTGGGATTCGACGTGGTGCTGGTGGAATATACGCTGGCGCCGGCGGTTAATCTTGACGCTATTTGTCGGCAGATCGGCGCCGCATTGGATGCCATTCAGCGTCGCCTGCCGCCGCACGACGCCCATCCGGTGCACCTGTGCGGCCATTCCGCCGGCGGGCATCTGGCGGCGTTTTGGCAGCAGCATGCGATGGTGGATGCGGTCTTTCCCATCAGCGGCCTGTTCGAGCTGGCGCCGCTGCGAGAAAGCTATGTCAACCGGGCGCTGCAGCTGACCGCGCGGCAGATTGAAACGCTCAGCCCAGCGCGCCACCTGCCGGCGCGAATCAAACCGCTCACGCTGTATTACGGCGCGGCTGAGCTACCGGAACTGATCGGCCAGTCGCGCCACTATCACGCGGCGCTGCATCAACATGGGCTGCCGGCGGAACTGGTCGCGGTGCCCGGTGCCAACCATTTCACCATTCTGGATGCGTTGTTCGCCGCCGACGGCGCGCTGCTTCGCCAACTTGATCATCATGGGAAACACTGA
- a CDS encoding enoyl-CoA hydratase-related protein, which translates to MTADIAINKNEGILTIALTRPDKKNALTTAMYAALADALAIAEAESDIRVILLQAAGDMFTAGNDINEFASQVMQGSGGQEVVRFLKSLASITKPLVAAVQGKAVGVGTTMLLHCDYVLVADNAELSTPFVNLALVPEAASSYLLPSRIGYVRAFEMFALGEPVAAQDAVAWGMANKCVPLAALDEEARQVARRLAAKPAISLQATKKLMRDAEHLIAQTDLELSVFMARLQSAEAREAFAAFVQKRRPDFTNLV; encoded by the coding sequence ATGACAGCTGACATCGCCATCAACAAGAACGAAGGTATTCTCACGATCGCGTTAACACGGCCGGATAAAAAGAATGCGCTAACGACGGCGATGTATGCGGCTTTGGCCGATGCTTTGGCTATTGCGGAAGCGGAGTCGGACATTCGGGTCATTCTGCTCCAGGCGGCGGGCGACATGTTTACTGCCGGCAATGACATCAATGAATTTGCTTCGCAGGTCATGCAAGGCAGCGGGGGGCAAGAGGTCGTGCGCTTTTTAAAGAGCCTGGCCAGTATCACCAAACCTCTCGTCGCCGCGGTGCAGGGGAAGGCGGTCGGTGTTGGCACCACCATGCTTCTGCACTGTGATTATGTGCTGGTTGCCGATAATGCGGAGTTGAGCACGCCGTTCGTGAATTTAGCCTTGGTGCCGGAGGCCGCCTCGAGCTATTTGTTACCTTCGCGGATAGGCTATGTCAGAGCCTTTGAGATGTTCGCTCTCGGTGAGCCCGTCGCCGCGCAGGACGCGGTTGCCTGGGGAATGGCGAACAAATGCGTTCCGCTCGCCGCTCTCGACGAGGAGGCGCGTCAGGTGGCGCGGAGGCTGGCGGCCAAACCGGCGATTTCGCTGCAGGCAACGAAAAAACTCATGCGTGATGCCGAGCATCTCATTGCCCAGACCGACCTGGAGTTGAGCGTTTTCATGGCGCGGCTGCAAAGCGCGGAGGCCAGAGAGGCATTTGCCGCCTTTGTGCAAAAGCGCCGGCCAGACTTCACCAATCTGGTCTGA
- a CDS encoding glycogen synthesis protein, with protein sequence MMKSVDRHLAAYGSEMDFLASSIALMEWQGRQIDAGQVAGNMSEQQSRLFFARLSYFRQLYQAAAAAEHSL encoded by the coding sequence ATGATGAAATCAGTGGACAGGCATCTCGCGGCCTACGGCAGCGAAATGGATTTTTTGGCGTCGAGCATCGCCCTGATGGAGTGGCAAGGGCGGCAGATTGACGCCGGGCAGGTGGCCGGCAACATGTCGGAGCAGCAAAGCCGCCTGTTCTTTGCGCGGTTGAGTTATTTTCGTCAGCTTTATCAGGCCGCAGCGGCGGCCGAACACAGCCTGTAA
- the gabD gene encoding NADP-dependent succinate-semialdehyde dehydrogenase, with amino-acid sequence MSTSICATLKDPTLFREANYIDGQWLPAHEGRAIAIHNPANGELVGHVPAFGAEETARAVAAAKKALPAWRALTAKERAGKLRRLFELMMENQEDLARIMTAEQGKPLAESRGEIAYAASFIEWFAEEGKRVYGDTIPQPQSGRRIIVQKEPIGVFAAITPWNFPAAMITRKAGPGWAAGCTGVIRPASQTPFSALAIAVLAERAGLPAGVCNVITGPSKGIGGELTTNPDVRKLSFTGSTEVGAQLLAQCAPTIKKTSMELGGNAPFIVFDDADLDAAVAGAVASKYRNAGQTCVCTNRFLVQDGVYDAFAARLKAAVAKLKVGNGLDDGVTIGPLINQDAVEKVREHIADAVEHGASVLLGGKPDALGGNFFTPTILTDVPRTAKIFREETFGPVAPLIRFSQEAEAVEMANDTPFGLAAYFYSRDIGRVMRVAEALEYGIVGINEGLISTEVAPFGGMKHSGLGREGSKYGIEDYLEIKYLCLGGLGA; translated from the coding sequence ATGAGCACCAGTATCTGCGCGACCCTCAAGGATCCCACGCTGTTCCGCGAGGCCAATTACATCGACGGCCAATGGTTGCCGGCCCATGAGGGCCGCGCCATCGCCATTCATAACCCCGCCAACGGCGAGCTGGTCGGCCACGTGCCGGCCTTCGGCGCCGAAGAAACCGCGCGCGCCGTCGCCGCCGCAAAAAAAGCGCTGCCCGCCTGGCGCGCCCTGACCGCCAAAGAGCGCGCCGGCAAGCTGCGGCGGCTGTTTGAACTGATGATGGAAAATCAGGAAGATCTGGCGCGCATCATGACGGCGGAACAGGGCAAACCGCTGGCCGAAAGCCGCGGTGAAATCGCCTATGCCGCCTCCTTTATCGAATGGTTCGCCGAGGAAGGGAAGCGGGTCTATGGCGACACCATTCCGCAGCCCCAGTCGGGCCGCCGCATTATCGTGCAGAAAGAGCCGATCGGCGTGTTCGCCGCCATCACTCCGTGGAACTTCCCGGCGGCGATGATCACCCGTAAAGCCGGCCCCGGCTGGGCGGCAGGCTGCACCGGGGTGATCCGTCCCGCCAGCCAGACCCCGTTCTCGGCGCTGGCGATCGCCGTACTGGCGGAGCGCGCCGGGCTGCCCGCCGGGGTATGCAACGTGATAACAGGCCCCAGCAAGGGCATCGGCGGCGAGCTCACCACCAACCCGGACGTGCGCAAACTCTCCTTCACCGGCAGCACCGAAGTCGGCGCGCAGCTGCTGGCCCAGTGTGCGCCCACCATCAAGAAAACCAGCATGGAGTTGGGCGGCAACGCGCCGTTTATCGTATTCGACGACGCGGATCTGGACGCCGCTGTGGCCGGCGCAGTCGCCTCCAAATACCGCAACGCCGGCCAGACCTGCGTCTGCACCAACCGGTTTTTGGTGCAGGATGGCGTGTACGACGCCTTCGCAGCCAGGCTGAAAGCCGCCGTCGCCAAGCTGAAAGTCGGCAACGGCCTGGATGATGGCGTCACCATCGGCCCGTTGATCAACCAGGACGCGGTGGAGAAAGTGCGCGAGCATATCGCCGACGCCGTCGAGCACGGCGCCTCGGTGCTGCTGGGCGGCAAGCCTGACGCGTTGGGCGGCAATTTCTTCACCCCGACCATCCTGACCGACGTGCCGCGCACGGCAAAAATCTTCCGTGAGGAAACCTTCGGCCCGGTGGCGCCCCTGATCCGCTTCAGCCAGGAAGCCGAAGCCGTCGAAATGGCCAACGACACGCCGTTCGGCTTGGCCGCTTACTTCTATAGCCGCGACATCGGCCGGGTGATGCGCGTGGCCGAAGCGCTGGAGTACGGTATCGTCGGCATCAACGAAGGGTTGATCTCCACCGAGGTAGCGCCGTTCGGCGGCATGAAGCACTCCGGCTTGGGCCGCGAAGGGTCCAAATACGGCATCGAAGACTATCTCGAGATCAAATACCTGTGCCTCGGCGGCCTGGGCGCCTGA
- a CDS encoding GyrI-like domain-containing protein — protein MQPTSVHLPGFYVAGQTVRTTNQNETQAETAKIPALWSDFFATSPALPVYGVYSNYASDASGPFDVTAGSEAQSGLHIQPGRYLVFSARGAMPAAVIEGWQRIWAYFAQHPEIERRFLTDFEAYTGPDAVDIHIGCR, from the coding sequence ATGCAGCCTACCTCGGTGCACTTGCCCGGCTTTTACGTCGCCGGCCAAACAGTCAGAACCACCAACCAGAACGAAACCCAAGCCGAAACGGCAAAGATTCCCGCGCTGTGGTCGGATTTTTTCGCTACCTCACCCGCCCTGCCGGTATACGGGGTCTATTCCAATTACGCTTCCGACGCCAGCGGGCCGTTTGACGTCACCGCCGGCAGTGAGGCACAGAGCGGTTTGCACATCCAACCCGGCCGCTATCTGGTCTTCTCCGCCCGTGGCGCGATGCCGGCGGCGGTCATCGAAGGCTGGCAGCGCATCTGGGCCTACTTCGCACAACACCCTGAGATCGAACGCCGCTTCCTGACCGACTTCGAAGCCTATACCGGCCCCGACGCGGTCGATATCCACATCGGCTGCCGCTAA
- a CDS encoding glyoxalase/bleomycin resistance/extradiol dioxygenase family protein yields the protein MAFSPAIPILRIFSVDKAKEFYLDFLGFTLEWEHRFSEDLPLYMQIARAGLTLHLSEHYGDSTPGAAIFIPMQDIDALHRELTAKNYRYARPGLEIVDWGKELNLTDPFGNRLRFCEQNRRS from the coding sequence ATCGCCTTCTCGCCCGCCATTCCGATCCTGCGCATCTTTTCGGTCGACAAGGCCAAAGAGTTTTACCTGGATTTTCTCGGTTTCACGCTGGAGTGGGAGCACCGTTTCAGCGAAGACCTGCCGCTGTACATGCAGATTGCCCGCGCCGGGCTGACGCTGCACCTGAGCGAACACTACGGCGACAGCACGCCCGGCGCCGCCATTTTCATTCCGATGCAGGACATCGATGCGCTGCATCGCGAACTCACGGCCAAAAACTACCGCTATGCACGGCCGGGCTTGGAGATTGTCGATTGGGGCAAGGAACTGAACCTCACCGATCCGTTCGGCAACCGCCTGCGGTTCTGCGAACAGAACCGCCGGTCCTGA
- a CDS encoding cupin domain-containing protein, giving the protein MKIQRSGSIPSQHGPADYFTGQVRIDAPFAGEAPARVGGATVTFEPGARTAWHTHPLGQTLIVTQGRGWIQMWGEKTQEMHPGDIVWIPADVKHWHGATPDCAMTHIAIAEAVDGSPVTWLEPVSEAEYRQ; this is encoded by the coding sequence ATGAAAATACAACGCAGCGGTTCGATCCCTTCGCAGCACGGCCCGGCGGATTACTTTACCGGGCAGGTGCGCATCGACGCGCCGTTCGCCGGCGAGGCGCCGGCCAGAGTGGGCGGCGCAACCGTCACCTTCGAGCCCGGCGCCCGCACGGCCTGGCATACTCACCCGCTCGGTCAGACGCTGATCGTCACTCAGGGGCGCGGTTGGATCCAGATGTGGGGCGAGAAGACGCAGGAAATGCACCCCGGCGATATCGTCTGGATCCCGGCGGATGTCAAACACTGGCACGGCGCGACGCCGGACTGCGCCATGACCCATATCGCCATCGCCGAAGCGGTGGACGGCAGCCCGGTGACCTGGCTGGAGCCGGTCAGCGAGGCGGAGTACCGGCAATAA
- a CDS encoding LysR family transcriptional regulator: protein MLKENFNDLIAFLMVARERSFTKAAAQLGVSQSALSHAIRGLEERLALRLLTRTTRSVAPTEAGERLLNSIGPRFAEIESELNALGEMRDRPAGNIRLTAGEHAVDAVLWPVLRTFLVDYPDINVEITVDNSLTDIVAGRFDAGIRLGEQVAKDMIAVRIGPDMRMVAVASPAYFARHGLPATPQALQNHRCINMRLPTLGGLYAWEFARDGREIKVRVEGQLTFNSLRQRIDAAQLGLGIAFVPEDSVAEALADGCLQMALDEWCPPFPGYYLYYPSRRQHTTAFALLIEALRRGA from the coding sequence ATGTTGAAAGAAAACTTTAACGACCTGATCGCTTTCCTGATGGTGGCCAGAGAACGCAGCTTCACCAAAGCGGCGGCCCAGCTCGGGGTGTCTCAATCGGCGCTCAGCCACGCCATCCGCGGGCTGGAAGAACGCCTGGCGCTGCGCTTGCTTACGCGCACCACCCGCAGCGTGGCCCCCACCGAGGCCGGTGAGCGGCTGCTCAACAGCATCGGCCCGCGCTTTGCGGAGATAGAAAGCGAGCTGAACGCGCTGGGTGAAATGCGCGATCGCCCCGCCGGCAACATCCGCCTCACCGCCGGCGAACACGCGGTGGATGCGGTGCTGTGGCCGGTGCTGCGCACTTTTCTCGTCGATTACCCGGACATCAACGTGGAAATCACCGTCGACAATAGCCTGACCGACATCGTCGCCGGGCGTTTCGACGCCGGCATCCGGCTGGGGGAACAGGTGGCGAAGGACATGATCGCGGTGCGCATCGGCCCGGACATGCGCATGGTGGCCGTCGCCTCACCCGCCTATTTCGCCCGTCACGGCCTCCCCGCCACGCCGCAGGCATTGCAAAACCACCGTTGCATCAATATGCGCCTGCCCACCCTCGGCGGGTTGTACGCCTGGGAGTTCGCCCGCGATGGCCGGGAGATCAAAGTACGGGTGGAGGGGCAATTGACCTTCAACAGCCTGCGCCAGCGAATCGACGCCGCACAGCTCGGTCTCGGCATCGCCTTCGTGCCGGAAGACAGCGTCGCCGAGGCGCTGGCCGACGGGTGCTTGCAGATGGCGCTGGACGAGTGGTGCCCGCCGTTTCCCGGCTATTACCTCTATTACCCAAGCCGCAGGCAACACACCACCGCCTTTGCGCTGCTGATTGAGGCGCTGCGGCGCGGGGCTTAA
- a CDS encoding aldo/keto reductase, translating to MQTRKLGREGLEVSALGLGCMGLSFGYGPATDKRQAIDLIRAAVDEGVTFFDTAEIYGPFTNEELLGEALAPVRDRVVIATKFGFDLPQPAGQQVLNSRPEHIRRAVEGSLQRLRVETIDLLYQHRVDPEVPIEEVAGTVQQLIREGKVKYFGLSEAGAQTIRRAHAVQPVTALQSEYSLWWREPEREILPTLAELGIGLVPFSPLGKGFLTGAITEDTAFDSGDFRNVVPRFSAEARRANQALVGVLGQIAQRKGVTPAQIALAWLLAQQPWIVPIPGTTKRHRLEENLAAASVVLTADELGEIERALSAIDVIGDRYPAHLQKNVGR from the coding sequence ATGCAAACACGTAAGTTGGGGCGCGAAGGGCTGGAAGTATCGGCGTTGGGTCTGGGCTGCATGGGGCTCAGTTTTGGCTACGGCCCGGCTACCGACAAGCGGCAGGCGATCGATCTGATCCGTGCCGCGGTTGACGAGGGCGTGACGTTCTTCGATACCGCCGAGATTTATGGTCCGTTCACGAACGAGGAATTGTTGGGCGAAGCGCTGGCGCCGGTGCGCGATCGGGTCGTCATCGCCACCAAGTTCGGTTTCGATCTGCCGCAACCGGCGGGGCAACAGGTGTTGAACAGCCGCCCGGAGCATATTCGCCGGGCGGTGGAAGGTTCGCTGCAGCGCCTGCGGGTAGAGACTATCGATCTGCTGTATCAACACCGCGTCGATCCCGAGGTGCCTATCGAAGAGGTGGCGGGCACGGTGCAGCAACTGATTCGCGAAGGGAAAGTGAAGTACTTCGGCCTGTCGGAAGCCGGCGCGCAAACCATTCGGCGCGCCCATGCGGTGCAGCCGGTCACGGCACTGCAAAGCGAATATTCGCTGTGGTGGCGCGAGCCGGAGCGTGAAATCCTGCCGACGCTGGCGGAACTGGGCATCGGTCTGGTGCCGTTCAGCCCGCTTGGCAAGGGCTTTCTCACCGGTGCCATCACCGAAGACACCGCCTTTGACAGCGGCGATTTTCGCAACGTGGTGCCGCGCTTCAGCGCCGAGGCGCGCCGGGCCAATCAGGCACTGGTGGGCGTGCTGGGGCAGATAGCGCAGCGCAAGGGCGTGACGCCGGCGCAGATCGCCCTGGCCTGGCTGCTGGCGCAGCAGCCGTGGATCGTGCCAATCCCGGGAACCACTAAGCGTCACCGACTGGAAGAAAACCTTGCGGCGGCGTCGGTGGTGTTGACGGCGGACGAACTGGGCGAGATTGAGCGTGCGCTCTCCGCTATCGACGTGATCGGCGATCGCTACCCGGCGCATCTGCAGAAGAACGTCGGGCGTTAA
- the pqqU gene encoding TonB-dependent receptor PqqU, which produces MFIGQASAAEKTEEKSDTLVVMAQPTGLTELGSPVSVNVIDGQDLRNAAPQINLSENLGSVPGLQLQNRQNYAQDLQLSIRGFGSRSMFGVRGVRMYVDGIPATMPDGQGQTSNIDINSVERIEVLRGPYSALYGNASGGVINVDTITGTQPPTLEAGGYFGSDNTWRYGVKATGATGDGTQAGDVNYALSGTRFTTQGYRDHSAARKNLGNGKLGVRLDDVSTLTLMFNSVSIDAGDPGGLTEAEWKENPRQAPRADQYNTRKSLDQTQAGLRYQRQMSERDELTLTAYHGERHTTQYQSIPSGPQLNPTHAGGVIVLERKYQGIDTRWKHEDTLASLPVTLIGGLDYETMTERRQGFENFILRDGKVDYGEKGDQRRNEKNRIWNLDPYLQTSWQLTPHWTLDAGLRYSTVSFDSTDYYITPRNGDDSGSKRYHQWLPMGSLNYKISPAWNVYLSAGRGFETPTINELSYRPDGQAGLNIGLQPSTSDTVELGSKLRLGNGLVSAALFQTDTDNELVVAESSGGRTSYANAGKTRRRGLELALDQEFALDWRLHMAWTLLDATYRSEMCGKAVCTPAQTIPAGNRLPGIARNMGYASLAYAPPEGWHAGAELRYMSDIQANDANSAQAPAYTVAGVNAGYRFTWNRWALDVFSRVDNVFDRRYVGSVIVNEGNGRYFEPAPGRNWGGGATLSYRFE; this is translated from the coding sequence ATGTTCATCGGCCAGGCGTCAGCGGCGGAAAAAACTGAAGAAAAGAGCGACACCCTGGTGGTGATGGCGCAACCTACCGGCCTCACTGAGCTGGGATCGCCGGTTTCCGTCAACGTGATCGACGGCCAGGATCTGCGCAACGCCGCCCCGCAGATTAACCTGTCGGAAAATCTCGGCAGCGTGCCGGGCCTGCAGCTCCAGAATCGGCAAAACTATGCGCAGGATCTGCAGCTGTCGATACGCGGCTTCGGCAGCCGTTCGATGTTCGGCGTGCGCGGGGTGCGCATGTACGTCGACGGTATTCCCGCCACCATGCCCGACGGCCAGGGGCAAACCTCCAACATTGACATCAATTCCGTCGAACGCATCGAGGTACTGCGCGGCCCCTATTCCGCGCTGTACGGCAACGCCTCGGGCGGGGTCATCAACGTTGATACGATAACCGGCACCCAGCCGCCGACGCTGGAAGCCGGCGGCTATTTCGGCAGCGACAACACCTGGCGTTACGGGGTGAAAGCAACCGGCGCCACCGGCGACGGCACCCAGGCCGGCGACGTTAACTACGCCCTCTCCGGCACCCGCTTTACCACCCAGGGCTACCGCGATCACAGCGCCGCGCGGAAAAACCTCGGCAACGGCAAGCTCGGCGTGCGGCTGGACGACGTCAGCACCCTGACGCTGATGTTCAACAGCGTCTCGATTGACGCCGGCGATCCGGGCGGCCTGACCGAGGCGGAATGGAAAGAAAACCCACGCCAGGCACCGCGCGCGGATCAATACAACACCCGCAAATCGCTCGACCAGACCCAGGCCGGCCTGCGCTATCAGCGCCAGATGAGCGAACGCGACGAACTGACGCTGACCGCCTACCACGGCGAGCGCCACACCACGCAGTACCAATCGATCCCGAGCGGACCGCAGCTCAACCCCACCCACGCCGGCGGGGTGATCGTGCTGGAAAGGAAATATCAGGGCATTGACACTCGCTGGAAGCATGAGGATACTCTCGCCTCGTTACCGGTAACACTGATCGGCGGTCTGGATTATGAAACCATGACCGAACGCCGGCAGGGGTTCGAAAACTTTATTCTGCGAGACGGCAAAGTGGACTACGGCGAGAAAGGCGACCAGCGGCGCAACGAGAAGAACCGCATCTGGAACCTGGATCCTTACCTGCAAACTTCCTGGCAACTGACGCCGCACTGGACGCTGGACGCCGGCCTGCGCTACAGCACGGTCAGCTTCGATTCGACCGACTACTACATCACCCCGCGCAACGGCGATGACAGCGGCAGCAAACGCTATCACCAGTGGCTGCCGATGGGCTCGCTCAACTACAAAATCAGCCCGGCGTGGAACGTCTATCTCTCCGCCGGCCGCGGCTTCGAAACCCCGACCATCAACGAACTCTCCTACCGTCCCGACGGCCAGGCGGGTCTCAACATCGGCCTGCAACCATCCACCAGCGACACCGTCGAACTGGGCAGCAAACTGCGCCTCGGCAACGGCCTGGTGAGCGCTGCCCTGTTCCAGACCGATACCGACAACGAGCTGGTGGTGGCGGAAAGCAGCGGCGGGCGTACCAGCTACGCCAACGCCGGCAAGACCCGGCGGCGCGGTCTGGAGCTGGCGCTGGATCAGGAGTTCGCGTTGGACTGGCGCCTGCATATGGCCTGGACGCTGCTGGACGCCACCTACCGCAGCGAGATGTGCGGCAAAGCCGTTTGTACCCCGGCCCAAACCATTCCCGCCGGCAACCGCCTGCCGGGCATCGCCCGCAACATGGGCTACGCCTCGCTGGCCTATGCGCCGCCGGAAGGCTGGCACGCCGGGGCGGAGCTGCGCTACATGAGCGACATTCAGGCCAATGACGCCAACAGCGCGCAGGCCCCCGCTTACACCGTGGCCGGCGTGAACGCCGGCTATCGCTTTACCTGGAACCGCTGGGCGCTGGACGTGTTCAGCCGGGTGGACAATGTTTTCGATCGCCGCTACGTCGGTTCGGTGATCGTCAACGAAGGCAACGGCCGCTATTTCGAGCCGGCGCCGGGGCGCAACTGGGGTGGCGGCGCCACCTTGTCTTATCGCTTTGAATAA